From a single Rosa rugosa chromosome 7, drRosRugo1.1, whole genome shotgun sequence genomic region:
- the LOC133720925 gene encoding probable inactive receptor kinase RLK902: protein MKPPKPAFATTVLVVLCTCLTLAASYDLASDRQALLSFRDNVGGRSTFWNVTETNPCSWSGVTCLSDRVTELRAPGWGLNGPLPLGLGNLTQLQALSLRKNALYGSIPPDFVNLVNLHNLYLTGNRFSGPIPDFIFGLQSLERLHISQNNFSGEISPRFNNLTRLVSLHLEENQLNGSIPELDMPALGQFNVSYNRLNGSVPAKLSRWPVGAFAGNLQLCGKPMTACNGTESGSGSGSKKKLSGGAIAGIVIGCVIGFFIIVAILYFLCGRKKNGEKGANYAAPRRVPAVEVPKRSLDTERSSADYSSGQKGSVSGKNLVFFGNAVKVFDLEDLLRASAEVLGKGTFGTAYKAALEMGVAMAVKRLKEVTVSDNQFKEKIDQIGNMDHVNLVPLRAYYYSRDEKLLVYDYMPMGSLSALLHGNRGSGRTPLNWETRCGIAVGAARAITYLHSHGPTISHGNIKSSNILLSSSYEARVSDFCLAQFASPTATPNRISGYRAPEVTDTNKVTQKADVYSFGVLLLELLTGKPPTQSLMTEEGVDLPRWVHSVVREEWTVEVFDLELLRYQNVEDEMVQILQIALECTVQHPDKRPSMAEVTSQIEELYSASLKHGQDENQVDDGISQQYFSTDTHIK, encoded by the exons ATGAAGCCTCCCAAACCGGCCTTCGCGACTACTGTCTTGGTGGTGTTGTGTACTTGTCTCACCTTGGCCGCCAGCTACGATCTGGCTTCCGACAGACAGGCTCTGTTGAGTTTCCGAGATAACGTTGGAGGCCGCTCGACGTTTTGGAATGTGACGGAGACCAACCCCTGTTCTTGGTCTGGTGTGACGTGCTTGTCGGACCGAGTCACTGAGTTACGCGCTCCCGGTTGGGGACTCAATGGCCCGCTGCCTCTCGGTCTCGGCAACTTGACCCAACTCCAAGCTCTGTCTCTCCGCAAAAACGCGCTTTACGGCTCAATTCCTCCCGACTTTGTCAACCTCGTCAATCTGCACAACCTCTACTTGACAGGTAACAGGTTTTCGGGTCCAATTCCTGACTTTATCTTCGGTTTGCAGAGCCTGGAGAGGTTGCATATCTCTCAGAATAACTTTTCCGGTGAAATTTCTCCCCGGTTTAATAATTTGACGAGGTTGGTGTCCCTGCATTTGGAGGAGAACCAGCTTAATGGGTCAATCCCGGAGTTGGATATGCCGGCTCTTGGACAGTTCAATGTATCTTATAACCGGCTAAACGGGTCGGTACCCGCAAAGCTTTCCCGCTGGCCGGTGGGTGCCTTTGCAGGGAACTTGCAGCTGTGCGGGAAGCCGATGACGGCCTGTAATGGGACTGAGAGTGGGAGTGGGAGTGGGAGTAAGAAGAAGTTGTCAGGTGGAGCAATTGCAGGGATCGTGATAGGTTGCGTAATTGGATTTTTTATCATTGTTGCCATTTTGTACTTTTTGTgtggaagaaagaaaaatggggAAAAGGGTGCTAATTATGCTGCGCCGCGGCGTGTTCCGGCGGTTGAAGTCCCAAAGAGATCATTGGATACCGAGCGTTCGAGTGCTGATTACTCTTCTGGCCAAAAAGGGAGTGTGAGTGGTAAGAACTTGGTGTTTTTTGGGAATGCGGTGAAGGTGTTTGATTTGGAGGATTTGTTGAGGGCATCGGCTGAGGTACTTGGGAAGGGGACTTTCGGGACGGCGTATAAGGCGGCTTTGGAAATGGGGGTGGCCATGGCAGTGAAGAGGTTGAAGGAAGTGACTGTATCGGACAACCAATTTAAGGAGAAGATTGATCAGATTGGGAATATGGATCATGTGAACTTGGTGCCACTCAGGGCTTACTATTATAGCAGAGACGAGAAGCTTCTGGTTTATGATTACATGCCTATGGGAAGCTTGTCTGCTCTTTTACATG GAAACAGAGGCTCTGGAAGAACTCCATTGAATTGGGAAACAAGGTGTGGCATTGCTGTCGGAGCTGCTCGTGCAATCACATACTTGCACTCTCATGGTCCCACAATCTCCCATGGAAACATCAAATCTTCAAACATTCTTCTCTCTTCGTCTTATGAAGCTCGCGTCTCTGACTTTTGCCTTGCTCAGTTTGCAAGCCCAACCGCTACTCCCAACCGCATTTCTGGTTATCGTGCTCCAGAAGTCACAGATACTAATAAAGTAACCCAAAAGGCAGATGTTTACAGCTTTGGTGTGTTGCTATTGGAGCTGCTTACAGGGAAGCCTCCAACCCAATCCCTCATGACTGAGGAAGGAGTAGACCTTCCAAGATGGGTTCACTCTGTTGTTCGAGAGGAGTGGACTGTGGAGGTGTTTGACCTTGAGCTTCTCAGGTACCAGAATGTTGAGGACGAAATGGTTCAGATTTTACAGATTGCACTTGAATGTACTGTTCAGCACCCTGATAAGCGGCCTTCAATGGCTGAAGTGACTAGCCAGATTGAGGAGCTTTATAGTGCCAGCTTGAAGCATGGACAAGATGAAAATCAGGTGGATGATGGGATTTCTCAGCAGTATTTCTCAACTGACACACACATCAAGTAA